From Bos taurus isolate L1 Dominette 01449 registration number 42190680 breed Hereford chromosome 29, ARS-UCD2.0, whole genome shotgun sequence, a single genomic window includes:
- the CYB561A3 gene encoding lysosomal membrane ascorbate-dependent ferrireductase CYB561A3 isoform X1, which produces MAVGWFYLSVLALCSLGSMCILFTIYWMRYWHGGFAWDGSMLMFNWHPVLMVTGMVVLYSAASLVYRLPQSWVGPRLPWKSGHAAMHLLAFLLTVLGLHAVFEFHNHAKIPHLYSLHSWLGITTVFLFACQWFLGFSVFLLPWASMWLRSLLKPIHVFFGASILSLAIASVVSGINEKLFFSLKNGTKTYSNLPSEAVFANCAGMLVVVFGLLVLYILLASSWKRPEPGMQAEREPTRTRGRAGTPEVMLEGERGLAEPLLQKRS; this is translated from the exons ATGGCCGTGGGATGGTTTTACCTGTCTGTCCTGGCACTGTGCTCCCTGGGCTCGATGTGCATCCTCTTCACCATCTACTGGATGCGGTACTGGCATGGTGGCTTCGCCTGGGATGGCAGCATGCTCATGTTCAACTGGCACCCGGTGCTCATGGTTACAGGCATGGTGGTGCTCTACAGCGCTG CATCGCTGGTCTACCGCCTGCCCCAGTCATGGGTAGGGCCCAGGCTGCCCTGGAAATCCGGCCACGCAGCCATGCACCTGCTGGCCTTCCTCCTGACTGTGCTGGGGCTGCACGCGGTCTTTGAATTTCACAACCACGCAAAGATCCCCCACCTCTACTCCCTGCACAGCTGGCTGGGCATCACCACCGTCTTCCTCTTCGCTTGCCAG TGGTTCCTGGGCTTCTCAGTCTTCCTGCTGCCCTGGGCATCCATGTGGCTGCGCAGCCTCCTGAAACCCATCCACGTCTTCTTTGGAGCCTCCATTCTCTCTCTGGCCATTGCGTCTGTTGTTTCTGGCATTAACGAGAAGCTTTTCTTCAGTTT GAAAAATGGCACCAAGACATACTCCAACTTGCCCAGTGAGGCTGTCTTTGCAAACTGCGCTGGGATGCTGGTGGTGGTCTTCGGGCTGCTGGTGCTCTATATCCTGCTGGCTTCATCTTGGAAACGCCCAGAGCCAGGGATGCAGGCTGAGAGAGAG CCCACCAGGACACGAGGCCGGGCGGGAACGCCAGAGGTGATGCTGGAAGGAGAGCGGGGACTGGCAGAGCCGCTTCTGCAGAAGAGAAGCTGA
- the CYB561A3 gene encoding lysosomal membrane ascorbate-dependent ferrireductase CYB561A3 isoform X2: MAVGWFYLSVLALCSLGSMCILFTIYWMRYWHGGFAWDGSMLMFNWHPVLMVTGMVVLYSAASLVYRLPQSWVGPRLPWKSGHAAMHLLAFLLTVLGLHAVFEFHNHAKIPHLYSLHSWLGITTVFLFACQWFLGFSVFLLPWASMWLRSLLKPIHVFFGASILSLAIASVVSGINEKLFFSLKNGTKTYSNLPSEAVFANCAGMLVVVFGLLVLYILLASSWKRPEPGMQAEREALLRGRE, translated from the exons ATGGCCGTGGGATGGTTTTACCTGTCTGTCCTGGCACTGTGCTCCCTGGGCTCGATGTGCATCCTCTTCACCATCTACTGGATGCGGTACTGGCATGGTGGCTTCGCCTGGGATGGCAGCATGCTCATGTTCAACTGGCACCCGGTGCTCATGGTTACAGGCATGGTGGTGCTCTACAGCGCTG CATCGCTGGTCTACCGCCTGCCCCAGTCATGGGTAGGGCCCAGGCTGCCCTGGAAATCCGGCCACGCAGCCATGCACCTGCTGGCCTTCCTCCTGACTGTGCTGGGGCTGCACGCGGTCTTTGAATTTCACAACCACGCAAAGATCCCCCACCTCTACTCCCTGCACAGCTGGCTGGGCATCACCACCGTCTTCCTCTTCGCTTGCCAG TGGTTCCTGGGCTTCTCAGTCTTCCTGCTGCCCTGGGCATCCATGTGGCTGCGCAGCCTCCTGAAACCCATCCACGTCTTCTTTGGAGCCTCCATTCTCTCTCTGGCCATTGCGTCTGTTGTTTCTGGCATTAACGAGAAGCTTTTCTTCAGTTT GAAAAATGGCACCAAGACATACTCCAACTTGCCCAGTGAGGCTGTCTTTGCAAACTGCGCTGGGATGCTGGTGGTGGTCTTCGGGCTGCTGGTGCTCTATATCCTGCTGGCTTCATCTTGGAAACGCCCAGAGCCAGGGATGCAGGCTGAGAGAGAG GCCCTGTTGCGTGGCAGGGAGTGA
- the TMEM138 gene encoding transmembrane protein 138 isoform X5, translated as MTTDVGPLSIQDIAILFNIIIIFLMFFNTFVFQAGLVNLLFHKFKGTIILTAVYFALSISLHVWVMNLRWKNSNCFVWTDGLQTLFVFQRLAAVLYCYFYKRTAVRLGDPRFYQDSLWLRMEFMQVRR; from the exons ATGACAACCGACGTTGGGCCTCTGAG CATCCAGGATATCGCAATCCTCTTCAACATCATCATCATTTTCCTCATGTTCTTCAACACCTTCGTCTTCCAGGCTGGCCTGGTCAACCTCCTCTTCCATAAGTTCAAAGGGACCATCATCCTGACAGCTGTGTACTTCGCCCTGAGCATCTCTCTTCATGTCTGGGTCATG AACTTACGCTGGAAAAACTCCAACTGCTTTGTCTGGACAGATGGACTTCAAACATTGTTTGTATTCCAGAGGTTAG CGGCGGTGTTGTACTGTTATTTCTACAAACGGACAGCTGTGAGGCTGGGCGATCCTCGCTTCTACCAGGACTCTTTATGGCTGCGCA
- the TMEM138 gene encoding transmembrane protein 138 isoform X3, protein MTTDVGPLSIQDIAILFNIIIIFLMFFNTFVFQAGLVNLLFHKFKGTIILTAVYFALSISLHVWVMNLRWKNSNCFVWTDGLQTLFVFQRLGKNHSNLRPHFGPICGSGSEGLDPGFPAHHNQREMSGTAMPRPGETTALCPFWESLGNHGTGPLGLVWSCSSPETNTHSGASLTLLSCLFSTAAVLYCYFYKRTAVRLGDPRFYQDSLWLRMEFMQVRSGCTGAGGPRGAIPR, encoded by the exons ATGACAACCGACGTTGGGCCTCTGAG CATCCAGGATATCGCAATCCTCTTCAACATCATCATCATTTTCCTCATGTTCTTCAACACCTTCGTCTTCCAGGCTGGCCTGGTCAACCTCCTCTTCCATAAGTTCAAAGGGACCATCATCCTGACAGCTGTGTACTTCGCCCTGAGCATCTCTCTTCATGTCTGGGTCATG AACTTACGCTGGAAAAACTCCAACTGCTTTGTCTGGACAGATGGACTTCAAACATTGTTTGTATTCCAGAGGTTAGGTAAGAACCACAGCAACCTCAGGCCTCACTTTGGCCCCATTTGTGGCTCTGGCAGCGAGGGCCTTGATCCTGGCTTCCCAGCCCATCACAACCAGCGTGAGATGAGTGGAACAGCCATGCCAAGACCAGGAGAGACCACTGCCCTCTGCCCTTTCTGGGAGTCACTGGGAAATCATGGGACAGGGCCCCTTGGCCTCGTCTGGTCGTGTTCTTCCCCTGAAACAAACACTCACTCAGGTGCATCCCTGACTCTTCTTTCCTGTTTATTTTCCACAGCGGCGGTGTTGTACTGTTATTTCTACAAACGGACAGCTGTGAGGCTGGGCGATCCTCGCTTCTACCAGGACTCTTTATGGCTGCGCA
- the TMEM138 gene encoding transmembrane protein 138 isoform X1, which translates to MLQTSNYSLVLSLQFLLLSYDLFVNSFSELLRMAPVIQLVLFIIQDIAILFNIIIIFLMFFNTFVFQAGLVNLLFHKFKGTIILTAVYFALSISLHVWVMNLRWKNSNCFVWTDGLQTLFVFQRLGKNHSNLRPHFGPICGSGSEGLDPGFPAHHNQREMSGTAMPRPGETTALCPFWESLGNHGTGPLGLVWSCSSPETNTHSGASLTLLSCLFSTAAVLYCYFYKRTAVRLGDPRFYQDSLWLRMEFMQVRSGCTGAGGPRGAIPR; encoded by the exons ATGCTCCAGACCAGTAACTACAGCCTGGTGCTCTCCCTGCAGTTCCTGCTGCTGTCCTATGACCTCTTTGTCAATTCCTTCTCTGAGCTACTCCGAATGGCTCCAGTCATACAGCTGGTGCTCTTCAT CATCCAGGATATCGCAATCCTCTTCAACATCATCATCATTTTCCTCATGTTCTTCAACACCTTCGTCTTCCAGGCTGGCCTGGTCAACCTCCTCTTCCATAAGTTCAAAGGGACCATCATCCTGACAGCTGTGTACTTCGCCCTGAGCATCTCTCTTCATGTCTGGGTCATG AACTTACGCTGGAAAAACTCCAACTGCTTTGTCTGGACAGATGGACTTCAAACATTGTTTGTATTCCAGAGGTTAGGTAAGAACCACAGCAACCTCAGGCCTCACTTTGGCCCCATTTGTGGCTCTGGCAGCGAGGGCCTTGATCCTGGCTTCCCAGCCCATCACAACCAGCGTGAGATGAGTGGAACAGCCATGCCAAGACCAGGAGAGACCACTGCCCTCTGCCCTTTCTGGGAGTCACTGGGAAATCATGGGACAGGGCCCCTTGGCCTCGTCTGGTCGTGTTCTTCCCCTGAAACAAACACTCACTCAGGTGCATCCCTGACTCTTCTTTCCTGTTTATTTTCCACAGCGGCGGTGTTGTACTGTTATTTCTACAAACGGACAGCTGTGAGGCTGGGCGATCCTCGCTTCTACCAGGACTCTTTATGGCTGCGCA
- the TMEM138 gene encoding transmembrane protein 138, which translates to MLQTSNYSLVLSLQFLLLSYDLFVNSFSELLRMAPVIQLVLFIIQDIAILFNIIIIFLMFFNTFVFQAGLVNLLFHKFKGTIILTAVYFALSISLHVWVMNLRWKNSNCFVWTDGLQTLFVFQRLAAVLYCYFYKRTAVRLGDPRFYQDSLWLRMEFMQVRR; encoded by the exons ATGCTCCAGACCAGTAACTACAGCCTGGTGCTCTCCCTGCAGTTCCTGCTGCTGTCCTATGACCTCTTTGTCAATTCCTTCTCTGAGCTACTCCGAATGGCTCCAGTCATACAGCTGGTGCTCTTCAT CATCCAGGATATCGCAATCCTCTTCAACATCATCATCATTTTCCTCATGTTCTTCAACACCTTCGTCTTCCAGGCTGGCCTGGTCAACCTCCTCTTCCATAAGTTCAAAGGGACCATCATCCTGACAGCTGTGTACTTCGCCCTGAGCATCTCTCTTCATGTCTGGGTCATG AACTTACGCTGGAAAAACTCCAACTGCTTTGTCTGGACAGATGGACTTCAAACATTGTTTGTATTCCAGAGGTTAG CGGCGGTGTTGTACTGTTATTTCTACAAACGGACAGCTGTGAGGCTGGGCGATCCTCGCTTCTACCAGGACTCTTTATGGCTGCGCA
- the TMEM138 gene encoding transmembrane protein 138 isoform X2 has translation MLQTSNYSLVLSLQFLLLSYDLFVNSFSELLRMAPVIQLVLFIIQDIAILFNIIIIFLMFFNTFVFQAGLVNLLFHKFKGTIILTAVYFALSISLHVWVMNLRWKNSNCFVWTDGLQTLFVFQRLGKNHSNLRPHFGPICGSGSEGLDPGFPAHHNQREMSGTAMPRPGETTALCPFWESLGNHGTGPLGLVWSCSSPETNTHSGASLTLLSCLFSTAAVLYCYFYKRTAVRLGDPRFYQDSLWLRMEFMQVRR, from the exons ATGCTCCAGACCAGTAACTACAGCCTGGTGCTCTCCCTGCAGTTCCTGCTGCTGTCCTATGACCTCTTTGTCAATTCCTTCTCTGAGCTACTCCGAATGGCTCCAGTCATACAGCTGGTGCTCTTCAT CATCCAGGATATCGCAATCCTCTTCAACATCATCATCATTTTCCTCATGTTCTTCAACACCTTCGTCTTCCAGGCTGGCCTGGTCAACCTCCTCTTCCATAAGTTCAAAGGGACCATCATCCTGACAGCTGTGTACTTCGCCCTGAGCATCTCTCTTCATGTCTGGGTCATG AACTTACGCTGGAAAAACTCCAACTGCTTTGTCTGGACAGATGGACTTCAAACATTGTTTGTATTCCAGAGGTTAGGTAAGAACCACAGCAACCTCAGGCCTCACTTTGGCCCCATTTGTGGCTCTGGCAGCGAGGGCCTTGATCCTGGCTTCCCAGCCCATCACAACCAGCGTGAGATGAGTGGAACAGCCATGCCAAGACCAGGAGAGACCACTGCCCTCTGCCCTTTCTGGGAGTCACTGGGAAATCATGGGACAGGGCCCCTTGGCCTCGTCTGGTCGTGTTCTTCCCCTGAAACAAACACTCACTCAGGTGCATCCCTGACTCTTCTTTCCTGTTTATTTTCCACAGCGGCGGTGTTGTACTGTTATTTCTACAAACGGACAGCTGTGAGGCTGGGCGATCCTCGCTTCTACCAGGACTCTTTATGGCTGCGCA